Genomic DNA from Hordeum vulgare subsp. vulgare chromosome 2H, MorexV3_pseudomolecules_assembly, whole genome shotgun sequence:
TGTGAGATGGATCTTGCATGGCTTGCAGCAAAAAGGAAGTTTATGTAAGTGCACAACGGTCTATACAAACATTTCCGCACTGAGATGCATGTTCACTAAATCAGCTACAACGAATGTATTTTCTTTGTACAAAACAGCCACGATTTTTGCTGTCCTACTTTATATGCTAACTTATTGTTTTTAACAAAACTACAGATATTATGCTGGGCTACAGATGGTGGAGGCGCTAAATAATGAAGATTGTATATACATGTTGTAAGCTAGCATTTATATATTCTAACTAACCCAGCCACCTCCAATGCGTGAATAAGGACACAAGGATTCAGTTTGATTGGTATACCATTTGCAAAACCAAGTAGTTATAAATAGTTTACTCTCTCTAAACCGTTTTGGATTTTGAGGAGCCAATATCAGGTAAAACTAACCTATCTGCCTAGAAAAGTGACCAATAGACTAATCTACAATAGTATATTTATTCGTACCAACGTAAACATAATCTTAGTAAAAAAATAATAATCTACAATTCCATACTATGGTCCGTGTTACATTAAAATGTATCAACCTCTAAATTGTCGTGTGTTTTGCAATAAATAGGGTAGATATCTATATTTTCAATTGAAAATTGTTCATCCAGATATTACCAATAAAGATGATATTATATTTAATTTGATTTTAGTGTTCATCCAGGAGTAGATAGGATAAATTTAAATATTCAACACTTTCAATGCAGTAAAGATGATGCCCTCGCATCatgctagttttgaaaaaaatgaaaatatggACGGATTCAAAGAAACCCTCCGAAGAACCAACTCAGCCTACGCCTAGACAACTCATAAACATACATGGACTGGCAAATTCGTTTCTGTGCTAGCAACTGACTAACTCCACGCCGAGTGGTCACCAGTAATCATGGAGATGGGTCAGTTGTGCGCGTCAGTCATTTGCATCGGTGAGCAGTCAGATATCCGATGCGCTGACACAGACAAGTGCTACTGAAACCATATCCCTCGCTGGTTGAATAGCCTGAGCAAATAAAGAAGCTCGTCGTTTGACATCTTGGACGGCCTCTTCCCGGCGAGCCCGGTGGATGCCAATGCACTGACAATCCTTTCCTTGAAAGCCCCGACCTCCTCCGTGCTGAAACCAGCTGCTCGGTCGCAGCTCTCCTCATCTTCGTCGCTGCAGGCTTCGTCATTACGGTCGTCATCAAGAACACCGAGGATGATGCCACCGCCTGTGCATCTCTCGGTTCTCTGAGACCGCTTGAGAAGATCTAGGATCTTCCTTTTCTGCTTGAAGATGGCACCGAGGGTCTTGTTCTTCTGCCCGAAGCACTCCCGTGTGAAGCCCAGCCACTCGGCGAGGTCGACCTCAGGCGGAGCCGCCCTCGGCCGGATCTCGACGAGGGAAGAGTCTACCCTGGGCATGGGAACGAAGTCCCGCTTGCTCACGTCCATGAGCAGCTTCACGTCCGCTACCATGCCAACGTTGGCTGCCAGGCGGTTATACTCCGAGTCGCCTGGCATGGCCACGAGCCGCCGCGCGAACTCCTTCTGCAGCAGGAGCGTTGCTGTCCGAAAGTGGTACGCCCCGAACAGCAGCTTCGCGATGAGCGGCGAGGAGATCCCGTAGGGGATGTTAGCCACACAAACGTCGAACTCCGGGAATTCGGTCTCCATGGCGTCCCCCTGGATCACCTGGCAATGGAGAAAGAAAATTACATTCGTCATTTGAGTTTAGGCATTTGATCGAGCAAGTGGTGGGCACCGGCAGATGCAGACCGTGAGCTTGCGCGTCATGTCAAGTGCCCCGAACCGGGCTGTCACTGCGTCCACCATGCGCGGGTCTATCTCTACGGCGGTGACGCGGTTGACCGGGAAGGCAAGGAGGCGGGCTGTGAGGTTGCCGGTGCCGGGGCCGACCTCGAGTACGGCGTCGCCCGGGCGGAGGGCGGCATGACGCACGATGGCGTCGAGGACACGTGGGTTGGTGAGCAGGTGCTGCCCCCGCGGCTTGTGTAGCCGGAAGCGCCCATCCCACGCCTCCGTCGCCAGCGACGACGATGAGAGGGAGGACGAGGCGTACAAGGAGGCTAGGCGGGCTCCAGAGTTGGAGACGGCGCGGTTCATATCCGGTATGGCTCGGTTCGCTCTAGAGTATGAACTACGAAGTACTTTAGAACAACATGAAGGACGGAttttttttcactgttttaatCCATAAGACGTAAGTAATTCACAGAATAAACTCGATCTGAAAGTATTTTcggatctgacccttttagaaacgccagAGTCCGTGGTGTTGCTGCTCCACGTAGAAACGCCTGTCTATCGTGGCGTTTCTGGTCTACATTGAAACGCCAGTCTAGCGTGCGTTGCAGCCCCAGACCGAAACGCCAATGCCTTTGGCGTTGCAACCCAGGCGACAAACGCCATGAATAATGGCGTTTCTACCGCCATTATTCGTTGCGCGGTAGAAACGCTATTATTCATGGCGTTTGTCACCTGGGTGGCAACGCCAAAGGCATTGGCGTTTCGGTCTGGGCCTGCAACGCAAGCTAGACTGGCGTTCCAATGTAGACCAGAAACGCCTCGATAGACAGGCGTTTCTACGTGGAGCAGCAACGCCACGGACTCTGacgtttctaaaagggtcagatccgGAAATACTTTCAGATCGAGTTCATTCTGTGAATTACTTATGTCTTATGggttaaaacagtgaaaaaatccttGAGGACTAGCCAAACTGGACAAATCCTGCGTATGAGCACATCCGGTTGCGCATTCGAACAAATATAATATTTCACTACCGCATTCACATATTTTACATTGAGATTCTTGAATTCATATGAAATTATGCAAGCCAATTACATAAACTAATGTCATATGACCGAACGTAAATAGCGTCTATATTAAATTTATTTAAAGTGCACAATCAAACATTTCTTCTTAATTTT
This window encodes:
- the LOC123429963 gene encoding ribosomal RNA small subunit methyltransferase, mitochondrial-like, yielding MNRAVSNSGARLASLYASSSLSSSSLATEAWDGRFRLHKPRGQHLLTNPRVLDAIVRHAALRPGDAVLEVGPGTGNLTARLLAFPVNRVTAVEIDPRMVDAVTARFGALDMTRKLTVIQGDAMETEFPEFDVCVANIPYGISSPLIAKLLFGAYHFRTATLLLQKEFARRLVAMPGDSEYNRLAANVGMVADVKLLMDVSKRDFVPMPRVDSSLVEIRPRAAPPEVDLAEWLGFTRECFGQKNKTLGAIFKQKRKILDLLKRSQRTERCTGGGIILGVLDDDRNDEACSDEDEESCDRAAGFSTEEVGAFKERIVSALASTGLAGKRPSKMSNDELLYLLRLFNQRGIWFQ